The window gatgaagcacgtggggttgagtgagccaggtgtggagaaatgagacagacagacagagcgatgaagcacgtggggttgagtgagccaggtgtggaggagtgagacagacagacagagccatgaagcacgtggggttgagtgagccaggtgtggaggagtgagacagacagacagagccatgaagcacgtggggttgagtgagccaggtgtggaaaaactggtggagatgtctcagaaagcctaacttcacagtagctgttttagctagagatgaaatgtgaagtttccagttcagattataagtaaaggacagatcgaggatgttcagtgtagaagagggggacagttgagtgtcattgaagaagaggggacagttgagtgccattgaagaagaggagatagttgtctggaagattgtgttgagttgatagatggaggaattgagtttttaaggcactgaacaatacaagtttgctctgccccaatcagaaattttagagggatcagaagtcaggcattctgtggcttccctgtgtgaactgaagggttggacgtctatgaaaagacgtggaaaaatgcagggtggtatcatcagtgtaggagtgggtagggcaagaagtttgggttaaaagatcattgatgaataataagaagagagtgatgaCAGGATAAAACCctgagaagaacagtgaccatctaccacagcaataaaatgatcagaaaggaaacttgagatgaagttacagagagaaggatagaagccgtaggagggtagtttggaaatgaaagctttgtgccagactctatcaaaagcttttgatatgtccaaggcaacagcaaaagtttcaccaaaatctcttaaagaggatgaccaagactcagtaaggaaagccagaagatcaccagtagagcggccttgatggaacccatactggtgatcagatagaaggttgtgaagtgatagatgtttaagaatcttcctgttgaggattgattcaaaaactttagataggcaggaaattaaagcaataggactgattgagggattaaaactactactactactactactactactactactactactactactactactactactactactactactactactactactactactactactacttggaggaggcagtagacacctgccgaaacgataattactcccagtgaggtctaatgcactgttcagggggtgctgtgaacttatcattaaacccagctgtgacctcactgaacgtttccctttgtctcacaacacaagggggcagtcacagcctccctctaaagacaactctcttcctccacacaaaactacaagcacctaataacacacacacccttcactcaaaaattttaaattcatggcgactcctacaccagcctcggagtccccatctggggaggggaccataaatgtccccaggttggactgcctttccgtcgacgaccctaagtgtcttgacacccccctcaactttttcttcattaacttctgcaacattcgcggtctaagatctaattttcaatctgtagaacaccacctctcctcttctaaacctcatcttcttttcctcactgaaacttaggtgtctgaggcaactgacagtagccccttttctgttccctcctactttctctatcctcattttcgatccaaaggtggatgctgcgtttatgtgtgcaatgacttaacctgctctcgtgcccacgctcttgaatcttccgagttttccaccatctggctacgactacagagtcattctcatactaaatttatctgtgctgtatacctctctcctaactcctctgactataagagcGGTCTCTGACACgtatgtgctgagcgcataacagaggtgatagtgtctggcatggaggcgtacattcctcactctttttctcgtcctaaaccttctaaaccttggtttaacacagcttgttctcgtgctatacatgatagagaggtgacccacaaaaggtacttaagccttccatcacatgaatctcatgcactttatatttctgcccggaaccatgccaagagaacgcgaagacgttccacagtctggagactcaCCCCCAGAAGGTGCGCTGGagttggctggagcgggaacgcggcacttccactgagtcaccactggataacaccattctcgtgtcccgcgaggtgactctggggggcagccgtagtcccgccagatgagagagagaggaggtaaacatatcacgcagggaagccacagaatgcctgacttctgatctttctaaaatttctgattggggcagagcaaacttggtattgttcaatgcctcaaaaactcaattcctccatctatcaacttgacacaaccttccagacaactatcccctcttcttcaatgacactcaattgtccccgtcttctacactgaacatcctcggactgtcctttacttataatctgaactggaaacttcacatctcatctctagctaaaacagcttctatgaagttaggtgttttgagacgtctccgccagtttttctcacccccccagctgctaactctgtacaagggccttatccgtccatgtatggagtatgcttcacatgtctgggagggttccactcatactgctcttctagacagggtggaatcaaaagcttttcgtctcatcaactcctctcctctaactgactgtcttcagcctctctctcaccaccgcaatgttgcatatctaactgtcttctaccgctattttcatgccaactgctcttctgatcttgctaactgcatgcctcccctccttccctggcctcgctgcacaagactttcttctttctctcacccctattctgtccacctctctaacgcaagagttaaccagtattctcaatcattcatccctttctctggtaaactctggaactccctgcctgcttctgtatttccaccttcctatgacttgaattccttcaagagggaggtttcaagacacttatccaccaatttttgaccactgctttgacccttttatgggactggcatttcagtgggcatttttttttattagatttttgttgcccttggccggtgtccttcctacataaaaaaaaaaaaaaaaaaaactactactactactactactactactttcttgaATGTGCATATCAGTGTATCCTGTCATGCCTCCCATGCTGTGTAATGCTGCAGTGTTGATTGTGTCTTCTTCCCTGAGGTGGCACTGTGGATAGCAAGTGGAAGAGACCTTGAGAGACTTCCGTTAATGAGGAACCTTTCAGGAACCAACAGTCGGGTGAATATTGTGTTATTTGTACTGTTGAGGTCCCTATCTCTTACTTGTGTGCTCTCAAGATGCTATGCTCAGTTTCTGAATCCTTGACACTGATAATAACAGTCAAGCTTAGTGGGTGGTGTATATATTTAGAGCATTGTTGGGTGTGTGATGAATGGTGAGGtgattatagtgtgtgtgtgcgtgtgcgtgtgcgtgcatgtgtagataagaggaaaggtgtgtgtacAGCTGTTGAGTTAGGAGGTAAAATGAACAACTTAGCTCAAAAATGACACTCTCAATATGCTTCTGGACTCTCACTGTACAGCACTTGGGGACGAGTGCAAGCCAACCCAGGACCAATAGCTGATGATGCTCAGTGATGGAATTAGAagctgcatgaattgtttatgtAGATTTTAGAAGATGTCTGAATTGTTTGTGTAGATTTTAGAAGCTGTCTGAATTGTTTATGTAGATCTGAAGCACTTACtttgaattgaaggcttggGCTGTATAAGATCTTTGTAAGTCTTCTGTACCACTGTAGATAACTCGCTACAGTTTTGTCTAATAATACGTACCTGCATTTATTGTCAGCGTGCAGATTTGCAGCAAACCTCCCTGATTTAAAAGTATGTACATTTACTCAAACTGCATTTTCCTTTAGTGTGCAGGTTTGCAGTAAACCTCCCTGAAGGTTCCAGAGGTGGTCAGCAAGTGCCCAGTCCAGGCTGTCACAAGACTGTGTGATGGAGGACTTTCCACTGATACTCATTGATAACAGCTGTGCACTGACACTCACAGGAAATGTGAGTACTCTAGGTGTGCTGTCTGCTGGctgagggtgagaaaaattcctgcaggtgtgtgtgtgtgtgtgtgtgtgtgtgtgtgtgtgtgtgtgtgtgtgtgtgtgtgtgtgtgtgtgtgtaggagcccATTAAATATTGCTTGTTGTCAGAAATGGAAAATGCTCTGAGGGACTTTGAGAAGATTGCTTATATCAGTGTGAAATGAGTAGGTGTGTTCTTGGAGACAGAGGCAGCATGTGGCCAGGCCTGGAGGAGAATCTTGACTGAGGCCCTTGAgagactactactgctactgctactgctagtactactactactactactactactactactactactactactactactactactactactactactactactactcacatcTTGCCTGACTCCCAGACCAACATTTACTGTGTAGAAATGGCACAGTCTGCTCCTTTAATCCTTTTCCTTTCGTGAATGTGCATATCAGTGTACCCTGTCGTGCCTCCCATGCTGTGTAATGCTGCAGttttgattgtgtgtgtttccctcagGTGGCACTGTGGATAGCAAGTGGAAGAGATCTTGGGAGACTTCCGTTAATGAGGAGCAACAAGCACACCTCACTGGAGTCTTTCAGGAACCAACAGTCAGGTGAATATTGTGTTATTTGTACTGTTGAGGTCCCCTATCTCTCACTTATGTGCTTTCAAGATGCAATGCTCAGTTTTTGAATCCTTGACACTGACAATAACAGTCAAGCTTAGTGGGAGATGTCTTTCACACACTGCCCTGCTTGTTTCCCCCTTGTTACAGCTTAATCTGCTTCTTTCCCCCCTTGCTACAACTTAATTTGCTTGTTTCCCCCTTGCTACAACttaatttccttgtttcccCCTTGCTACAACTTAATTTGCTTGTTTCCCCTTTGCTACAACTTAATCTGCTTGTTTCCCCCCTTGCTACAACTTAATCTGCTTGCTTCCCCCTTGCTACAACTTAATTCTTCTCATAAGTGTTGTGATTGTGGTTGTTCAAGAAGGGATCAGTAACTGTCAGACTGGAAGGAAGCTGGGAAGATTGGAAGCAGCTGTCACACAGTTGGCAAAGGGTGCTCAGTGATTGGAGCAGCTGTCCCTCTGCTACCCTGCAACTCACAAGCCTCTTCTGACTAAAAGAGGGTGCAGCTAATCTGTTTTTACAATATATACATCCCATCAGCTTTAATATTCTTGTATCTGCCTTCCTTTTTCACCAAgaacctttctttctcttcggaGTGACAGCTGTGCCTTGTGTCAGTGCATCTGTGGCCACCTGTGTCAGGGCTGTCACTGATCTTCCTGTCTCCCGTCCAGTCTCACAACTACAAAGCCCTCTCAAACAATGCCCAGCACAGCACTCTTCCCTTTGTTAAGCTTGACAGCACCCGttataatgcaagaattaaatgTGAGCTGTGAAATCAGAGTTTAGCAGTAAGGGGGACACAGGCAGGGAAGTACAGGAGAGACCTTCCCTTCCACTGTGTCTGGCAGTCTCTCTGTGATTAAAGGGCTGAACGTGGCATCCTCAGGACACGAGAGTTGCCATGGGTGATAATTTGCTACTTTTTTGAGCAGTGAAGCCTTTGTTCTGTGGGTGTGCTGTCATGCACTGTAATATTCTGTGTGGCCATTGTAAAGCCACattgaaggtatgtgtaaagcTTGATGCCAACCCCAAGCTGTCCCATTTCTTAAATCCAcataaaaaatatttaaaaaactgGGAAAATTTTAAATCTGCAGCAATTTTGGTCCCAGGAATTTTGAATAAGGGAGTTTTAACTGTATATaccattgttgtgtgtgtgtgtgtgtgtgtgtgtgtataagaggAATGAGATTAACATTTTCTGAAGGAGtcggaggaggggagacatgcactTGACCACGATTACAAGAGCAGtaacattgaaaatactggtaCAAGACTGTAAGAGAAGCAACAGATGGCTGGATAAGCAGATGTTAGCTCCTGTTAAGTGCGAGTCCTGACAGGTGCGAGTGAGTCTTGTCAGTGAGGTGTGTTGTGAAGTATTAATGGAGAGAGTTAGAAGGAATGATTTGCAGTGATCACtgtgaaataagaggagaggatgcaTTGTTGTTCTGTTATTGCGATGTGCATGTGAAAGTATTGGGTTAAATATGAGACTAATTTTGGGGAATTCATGGATATAGGAGATAAATAGATGTGGAATTATTGTGGGGTGTTAAAGGATTGTCTGAGGCACCTGTTAGgccaggggagggagtgaaaagttTGTGGAAATAAGGGTTTGTGTGAGTGaggaattagtgtgtgtgtgtgatgcagaaATAAGCTCATTCTTCATAACTAGTTTACCCAAGTtgcattatttatgtatttatttgcagAGGTTTGTCTTCTGTCTGTGCAATcaaggctggtggtgatggtggtgtctcattgcagggcctgatgtgaaggtgtctgcagccagcgtttggtgtcctctgtgcctacctggtggtgcctcattgcagggcctgatgtgaaggtgtctgcagccagtggtggtgcctcattgcagggcctgatgtgaaggtgtctgcagccagtggtgggtgtcctctgtgcctggtggtgcctcattgcagggctgatgtgaaggtgtctgcagccagtggtgggtgtcctctgtgcctggtggtgcctcattgcagggctgatgtgaaggtgtctgcagccagtggtgggtgtcctctgtgcctggtggtgcctcattgcagggctgatgtgaaggtgtctgcagccagtggtggGTGTCGTCTCTGCCTGGTGGTGCAGCCTGATGTGTTGCCTGCTTCAGTGTAAATCTTGCAAGCCAGATCTGCCAGCTGTCTCCAGTGTAGTAgtctagggtgctttgctttGTGTCTTtggcaataaataaatttggGACTATCATTCTCATGTGAATTATGTAGTTTGATAAAATTACAGAATGTGCGATAAAATTACAGAATGTGCTCGtgtaaactaaatttatatgttggtggtaaacaattcatgcatccccaagtaaataaataaaaaaacaatagatcATCTGGtcaaaaaaaaagccaggattgGCCTATTTTTGGCTAAGTTTAAGGCGAAACTTACACACAAGCCCTGTCCGAGCGACACCGGAGTCGCTCGGACAGGGCTTCTGTGTGCAAGTTTCACCttgtttaaaattttttttttttttttgaccagaGGATGATCAATTGTTACTAGTattttttgcttccattttttttttcagggctATGAATTGTTACATCAGAAAGCAGCTTATTTGCAATTTGTAAAAAGACTTTATACGATACCACCTCGTATACTAAATTCCACGTAATTCCACAAGTATGAAcaagatgatatatatatttattgttgtttaaaTCACATTGCCAAAGTTTCTGAGGAGGCATGAATTGTTACACCAGAAAGCTTGTTTATTTGCAACTTGTTAGTATAATTCCCTAAGTATGTacaagattatatatatatattgtttaatcattattgtttaatcacaaaagtttaataaatacacaataggataaattatttgttttccttgtgtcaGAGAGCTCCTGTGTCAACTTGAGTGAGACTAGTGTTGAGGACTTCAGCCTTTGCAAGTCCTGAAGGATGCTTGTCACTCCCACCAACAGCTTGAAGGGACTCTTCCTGCTGCTAAACTGCTTGACAATATCCTTCCTGCTTAAAATTCTTGCCTTACAATCTTCTTACAACTTGAAAACTCTTGTTCCCTTTTCTCGCTGCATTCTTCCTGCTGTTAACTGCTTGACAATTATTCCTGCTTAAAATTCTTGCCTTACAATCTTCTTACAATTTGACTCTTCCTTGATTGCAATGAAAAACTTGACTCCTCTTGTCAGACTTACAGGTAGCAAGACTCGGCCCCTCTTCCTGATGACGCTCCTTGACTTAACTAACACCTCGTCAGGCTTACAGGTAGTGACACAGCCTCTCTTCCTGATGAAACTCGACTCCCTAATTGCAATGAGTATGTCAGGCCTGATGTGGTAGAGATTCCTGTGGGCAACTGTTCATGGGATGGAGTGAAGCAGCACACATCACACCTGCAAGGGAAACAGACCATTAGCTCCTAGACACATGAAGCTTGTATGTGCTGAGATTCTTAAGGTTTGATAATGATTCACTACAAAACAACCTTTGAAAAGAATGAGGCGTGGAAAAGGTGCCGAGATTCTTAGTATGAGATGTTTGGGGATTGGTTGCCTAAAAGACTATGACTGGAGAAACATGATACGAAAAAACCGAGCAAGTTTGAAAAGTACAATGTATTATGCAAGAAATGTGTCGATATTTTGTGTGAATTGCGACAAAAATTCAGTcacattcaagaaaggaaatttgaaaagCATAGCAGTATGACAGACATGAAACTGAAAAATGTGCCTTAAATAAATACTTCCCAATTATATTTGAAGGATGATTGAAATTCGCATGGCATCAGAAATTTCAATAGCACGACATTATATACATATTAGAAGTTTAAAAGACGAACCTGATGAATAATTTCACCTTCCCCAACACTGCCTCGATCACATCCTGGCAACGGGAACAGCGAGGAGGCAGCTGAATTCACACCTGTATATCAATCAACTTTGCCTCGGTGCTGACTGGCCAAGGGGGagcctgtgagagagagagcctttgtCAAGTCACCCCTATAAATGTGAAGCACACGGAATCTATAGTTGTAATCAAATTTAATATTGCAGAAGGGTAGCGACATTGGTCCTGGAGAAGTGAAAATATAATCTCGAGgataaacttatgaataacttacaatttgaaaataataataatttaaaattTTCTGCTCACACCTTCGAAGTTTATTATTGCTATTCAAAGTCAGTTTATGGTTCCAGAGATACGTTTTTGAAACCCACTATAGAAAAATATACgaggaaat is drawn from Scylla paramamosain isolate STU-SP2022 unplaced genomic scaffold, ASM3559412v1 Contig86, whole genome shotgun sequence and contains these coding sequences:
- the LOC135098837 gene encoding uncharacterized protein LOC135098837, giving the protein MEDFPLILIDNSCALTLTGNVALWIASGRDLGRLPLMRSNKHTSLESFRNQQSGPDVKVSAASGGCPLCLVVPHCRADVKVSAASGGCPLCLVVPHCRADVKVSAASGGCPLCLVVPHCRADVKVSAASGGCRLCLVVQPDVLPASV